CCGGGCCGCGCATGGCCGGTCTCCACGCTGGCCAGGGCGATCATCTTCTTCAATACCGGCGACCAAGTGGTGGTGGTCGCTTTGCCCACCTGCCTGCCTCCGGAATAGACGGGCACCGCCACGCGCGAGGCCTGCGACGGCGCCGCCGGCGTCAAGCCAAATTTCTCGTAGCTTGCTTCCACTTCCGTCCAGTCAAGTTCCAGACCGACCAGTTGCCGCGCCACTCCGTCTTTCGCGTGTTTGGCGAGCGCCGCCTTGCCGACGAAGTTTTCTTTGTCCAGGTGGACCATCTTGCCGAAGCCGAGTTCGTACGGCGAATATTTTTGCGACGGAATCAGCGCCTTCTTGCTGCTGGTGTAATCCACTTCAATCAGGAGCAACCCGGCTTCCACGCGGGCCACGTCAAGAGCCAGCATTCCGGCGGCGTGTATGTCAAAGCCGCGGCCGGCGTCCATGAGCGTGTCCCATATCTTCACCGCATCTTGCCACGGCATCCAAACTTCATAGCCGAGGTCGCCGGTGTACCCAGTGCGCGAGATGTCCACCGGAACCCCGGCAATCTTGCCGCTGGTGACGCGGAAATATTTCAGGTTGGCAACGTCGGCCTCGGCTACTGACTTGAGCAGCGCGCCGGAAGTGGG
This genomic interval from Terriglobia bacterium contains the following:
- a CDS encoding aminomethyltransferase family protein, yielding MPVGTAFHERTLALCHSLNYREWSGYYTVSVYEVHHEHEYNAIRNAAALIDISPLYKYMITGKDATKLVNRVITRDINKVKPGQVIYCCWCDEQGMVIDDGTITRLEENKYRWTAADPSLRWFRQNGLNMDVQIEDISEQVAALALQGPTSGALLKSVAEADVANLKYFRVTSGKIAGVPVDISRTGYTGDLGYEVWMPWQDAVKIWDTLMDAGRGFDIHAAGMLALDVARVEAGLLLIEVDYTSSKKALIPSQKYSPYELGFGKMVHLDKENFVGKAALAKHAKDGVARQLVGLELDWTEVEASYEKFGLTPAAPSQASRVAVPVYSGGRQVGKATTTTWSPVLKKMIALASVETGHARPGTKLQVEITIEAERKKVTATVAKLPFFNPERKTKTPV